The following proteins come from a genomic window of Bactrocera tryoni isolate S06 chromosome 1, CSIRO_BtryS06_freeze2, whole genome shotgun sequence:
- the LOC120780541 gene encoding sarcocystatin-A-like → MISAKLFVLIGCVIAVVLAMPNEQLLGGVSQLSGEDLKQAQEELQNSLTKLASGDGPAYKISKVNSASSQVVSGTLYTFNVDLITGNNEVKNCNVEIWSQPWLPEGIQVTFDCEGEEKIVRKHSA, encoded by the exons atgattaGCGCTAAGTTATTCGTGTTGATCGGGTGTGTCATCGCAGTAGTTCTCGCTATGCCTAATGAA CAATTACTTGGAGGCGTCAGCCAACTCAGCGGTGAGGATTTAAAGCAGGCTCAAGAAGAACTTCAAAATTCATTAACTAAATTGGCGTCAGGCGACGGACCTGCGTATAA AATCTCGAAAGTGAACTCAGCAAGCTCACAAGTTGTCTCTGGTACGCTGTACACATTCAATGTGGACCTTATTACGGGAAATAATGAAGTGAAGAATTGCAATGTGGAAATCTGGTCTCAACCCTGGTTGCCAGAGGGGATTCAAGTCACTTTCGACTGCGAGGGTGAAGAGAAGATTGTGCGTAAGCACAGTGCTTAA